Proteins from a genomic interval of Nocardia sp. BMG51109:
- a CDS encoding class I SAM-dependent methyltransferase, with translation MTRADSAIPSTAAELFDLAEQTTGFMPIAEGQALYEAAVRYGGDGTVVEIGTYCGKSAIYLGAAARTTGATVYTIDHHGGSEEHQPGWEYHDSSLVDPETGRFDTVTQFRRAIVRAGLTDTVVGIVGPSATVARIWRTPIRLLFIDGGHTEEAAQRDFDGWAHWVAAGGALAIHDVFPDPRDGGRAPYNIYRKALDSGKFHEVSATGSLRILEHTTGCGGQE, from the coding sequence ATGACCCGTGCCGATTCGGCGATTCCCAGCACGGCCGCGGAGTTGTTCGACCTTGCCGAGCAAACTACCGGCTTCATGCCGATCGCGGAGGGTCAGGCGCTGTACGAGGCGGCCGTCCGCTACGGCGGGGACGGCACCGTCGTCGAGATCGGAACCTACTGCGGGAAGTCGGCGATCTACCTCGGCGCGGCCGCCCGGACGACCGGCGCGACGGTCTACACGATCGATCACCACGGCGGGTCCGAGGAGCATCAGCCCGGCTGGGAGTACCACGACAGCTCGCTGGTGGATCCGGAGACCGGCCGCTTCGACACGGTCACCCAGTTCCGGCGCGCGATCGTGCGGGCCGGGCTCACCGACACCGTGGTCGGCATCGTGGGCCCCTCGGCGACCGTGGCCCGCATCTGGCGCACCCCGATCCGGCTGCTGTTCATCGACGGCGGGCACACCGAGGAGGCGGCGCAGCGCGATTTCGACGGCTGGGCGCATTGGGTCGCCGCGGGCGGCGCACTGGCCATCCACGACGTGTTCCCCGACCCTCGCGACGGCGGCCGGGCCCCGTACAACATCTACCGAAAGGCGTTGGACAGCGGGAAGTTCCACGAGGTGTCGGCGACGGGGTCGCTGCGCATCCTGGAGCACACCACGGGGTGCGGCGGACAGGAATAG
- a CDS encoding TetR/AcrR family transcriptional regulator: MSLEATRRRLTEKQADTVDRLTRAALEVLSREGFAGLTVRMVAAAAGVGTATAYTYFSSKEHLVAEVFWRRLASTPPPADDESGSTARTVAVLRQIAMLVADEPALAGAVTSALLGTDPDVAHLRMRVGTEIRKRLVTALGEDADPDIVESLELLYAGALVRAGMGYASYAEIADRLEQAALRILRD, translated from the coding sequence GTGAGCCTCGAAGCGACCCGTCGGCGCCTCACCGAGAAGCAGGCCGACACCGTCGACCGGCTCACCAGAGCCGCGCTCGAGGTGTTGTCCCGCGAGGGCTTCGCGGGGCTGACGGTGCGCATGGTGGCCGCCGCCGCGGGGGTCGGCACCGCCACCGCCTACACCTATTTCTCCTCGAAGGAACATCTCGTCGCCGAGGTCTTCTGGCGTCGCCTGGCCTCCACGCCGCCGCCCGCCGACGACGAATCCGGCAGCACCGCACGAACAGTCGCGGTGCTGCGGCAGATCGCGATGCTGGTGGCCGACGAACCGGCGCTGGCGGGCGCGGTGACCAGTGCGCTGCTCGGCACCGATCCCGATGTCGCCCACCTGCGGATGCGCGTCGGCACGGAGATTCGCAAGCGCCTGGTCACGGCCCTCGGCGAGGATGCCGATCCGGATATCGTGGAGTCGCTCGAGTTGCTCTACGCCGGCGCCCTGGTGCGGGCCGGCATGGGCTACGCGTCGTACGCGGAGATCGCCGACCGGCTCGAACAGGCCGCCCTCCGGATTCTGCGCGACTGA
- a CDS encoding glutathione peroxidase encodes MTIRDIPVRTLSDDSTTLGELAGDKAMLVVNVASKCGLTPQYTGLVELQQTYGPRGFSVVGVPCNQFMGQEPGSAEEIQQFCSTTYGVDFPLLAKSDVNGDDRHPLYQELVRTTDADGEAGDIQWNFEKFLVDRDGKVVGRFRPRTEPKDAAVVSAIESVL; translated from the coding sequence GTGACTATTCGTGACATTCCCGTACGTACCCTCTCCGACGATTCCACGACCCTGGGCGAGCTGGCCGGTGACAAGGCGATGCTGGTGGTGAACGTCGCCTCCAAGTGCGGCCTCACGCCCCAGTACACCGGCCTGGTGGAGCTGCAGCAGACCTACGGCCCGCGCGGCTTCAGCGTGGTCGGTGTGCCGTGCAACCAGTTCATGGGCCAGGAGCCCGGCAGTGCCGAGGAGATCCAGCAGTTCTGCTCGACCACCTACGGCGTGGACTTCCCGCTGCTGGCGAAGTCCGATGTGAACGGCGACGATCGGCACCCGCTGTATCAGGAGCTGGTGCGGACGACCGATGCCGACGGCGAGGCCGGCGATATCCAGTGGAATTTCGAGAAGTTCCTCGTCGATCGCGACGGCAAGGTGGTCGGCCGGTTCCGCCCGCGCACCGAGCCGAAGGATGCGGCGGTCGTCTCCGCCATCGAGTCGGTGCTGTAG
- a CDS encoding GMC family oxidoreductase — protein sequence MFYSDLGHAPARADLGHAPARADADDDHFEDEVSTMTESPRNAAATEADYIVVGAGSAGAIVAARLAEHGASVILLEAGRKDNTRLVRVPGMITTVHTVPQLKHRVTWSQYSVPQKHANEREIPMTRGKVLGGSSSVNGMLFVRGNKANFDSWAAEGCDGWSYQDVLPAYKRLENWEDGANELRGSGGPIQVTRQKELTPIAQEFLTAASETLGVPRIADYNGESQEGISIFQQSARNGIRYSSSRGFITERPNPNLRVVTGAHVARVVIEKGRATGVEVIEKSGRRIIRAGKEVVVSGGVMGSPHILLLSGIGPAGHLRDMGVDVHADLPVGQNLHDHLFVPMTFISKKAIHRGIPSHFAAGLLRETVRPGSSWMGRTVFECVGFVRTSMAKDVPDMQIHTLPWSYPVPNQDEDKLHMVDRRPGLTVFPTLIYPKSRGELRLGSKDPLQQPLIDPGYLSDSADTDFLVEAIGMIREIMASKTIAGDVTEELSPGPDFTDETALRRELPNRIHSVYHPVGTCRMGADERAVVDPQLRVRGIEGLRVADASIMPSITGGNTNAPSYMIGEKCAEFITAGA from the coding sequence TTGTTCTACAGTGATCTCGGGCACGCTCCCGCGCGCGCCGATCTCGGGCACGCCCCCGCGCGCGCCGACGCCGACGACGACCACTTCGAGGACGAGGTAAGCACTATGACCGAATCTCCGCGCAACGCGGCAGCCACCGAAGCCGACTACATCGTCGTGGGTGCGGGCAGCGCCGGAGCCATCGTCGCGGCCCGGCTGGCCGAGCACGGCGCCAGCGTGATCCTGCTGGAGGCCGGCCGCAAGGACAACACCCGGCTGGTCCGGGTTCCGGGCATGATCACGACGGTGCACACGGTGCCCCAGCTGAAGCACCGGGTGACCTGGAGCCAGTACTCGGTACCGCAGAAACACGCCAACGAGCGCGAGATCCCGATGACCCGCGGCAAGGTGCTCGGCGGCTCCAGCTCCGTCAACGGCATGCTGTTCGTCCGCGGCAACAAGGCCAACTTCGACTCCTGGGCCGCCGAAGGCTGCGACGGCTGGAGCTACCAGGACGTCCTGCCCGCCTACAAACGCCTCGAGAACTGGGAAGACGGCGCCAACGAGCTCCGCGGCTCCGGCGGCCCCATCCAGGTCACCCGGCAGAAGGAACTGACCCCGATCGCGCAGGAATTCCTCACGGCCGCATCGGAAACGCTCGGGGTGCCGCGCATCGCCGACTACAACGGCGAGTCGCAGGAGGGCATCAGCATCTTCCAGCAGAGCGCCCGCAACGGCATCCGTTACAGCTCCTCTCGCGGCTTCATCACCGAGCGCCCGAACCCGAATCTCCGCGTGGTGACCGGCGCGCACGTCGCCCGCGTCGTCATCGAGAAGGGCCGGGCGACCGGCGTCGAGGTGATCGAGAAGTCCGGGCGCCGCATCATCCGCGCCGGCAAGGAGGTCGTGGTCTCCGGCGGCGTGATGGGCTCGCCGCACATCCTGCTGCTGTCGGGCATCGGCCCGGCCGGGCACCTGCGCGACATGGGCGTGGACGTGCACGCGGACCTGCCCGTCGGCCAGAACCTGCACGACCACCTGTTCGTCCCGATGACCTTCATCTCGAAGAAGGCGATCCACCGCGGCATCCCCTCGCACTTCGCGGCCGGCCTGCTGCGCGAGACCGTGCGCCCGGGCAGCTCCTGGATGGGCCGGACGGTGTTCGAATGTGTCGGGTTCGTGCGGACCTCGATGGCCAAGGACGTGCCGGACATGCAGATCCACACCCTGCCGTGGAGCTATCCGGTGCCCAACCAGGACGAGGACAAGCTGCACATGGTGGACCGCAGGCCCGGCCTGACCGTCTTCCCGACGCTGATCTACCCGAAGAGCCGCGGCGAGCTGCGGCTGGGCTCGAAGGATCCGCTCCAGCAGCCGCTCATCGACCCGGGCTACCTGTCCGACTCCGCCGACACCGACTTCCTGGTCGAGGCCATCGGCATGATCCGGGAGATCATGGCGTCCAAGACGATCGCGGGCGACGTCACCGAGGAGCTCTCGCCCGGACCGGATTTCACCGACGAGACCGCGCTGCGGCGGGAACTACCCAACCGCATCCACTCCGTCTACCACCCGGTCGGCACCTGCCGCATGGGCGCCGACGAACGCGCCGTGGTCGACCCGCAACTGCGGGTGCGCGGCATCGAGGGCCTGCGCGTCGCCGACGCCTCGATCATGCCGAGCATCACCGGCGGCAACACCAACGCACCGTCGTACATGATCGGCGAGAAGTGCGCCGAATTCATCACCGCCGGAGCCTGA
- a CDS encoding nitrate/nitrite transporter: MNARNLALATVAFAITFWAWNLIGPLSSSYSSMLNLSASQTSLLVATPVIVGSLGRIPAGVLTDKFGGRLMFAIVCFLTIVPVLFVGWSNSYGPLLFWAFLLGIGGTSFAVGVPFVNSWYEPARRGFATGVFGAGMGGTALSALFTPRLVDWLGRPATHVLLAVVLAAMGVVMLMFSRNAPEWRPANEPALPRIRDALKLRATWQGAFLYAVAFGGFVAFSTYLPTVLHNVYDFAQSDAGLRTAGFSIAGVLARPLGGTLSDRVGPISVLVTSFAGTAVLAVVLAFDPPAEWPAGISFVLMAFFVGLGTGGVFALLAKLVEPARVGTVTGLVGAAGGLGGYFPPLVMGVMWSIFDDYTVGYLLLALTAVAALLYTMALRRTAHAQPA; encoded by the coding sequence ATGAATGCGAGGAATCTGGCGCTCGCCACGGTTGCCTTCGCCATCACCTTCTGGGCCTGGAATCTCATCGGCCCGCTGTCCAGCAGCTACAGCTCCATGCTGAACCTGTCGGCGAGCCAGACCTCGCTGCTCGTCGCCACGCCGGTGATCGTCGGCTCGCTGGGCCGCATTCCCGCCGGCGTCCTCACCGACAAGTTCGGCGGCCGCCTCATGTTCGCGATCGTCTGCTTCCTGACGATCGTGCCGGTGCTGTTCGTCGGCTGGTCGAATTCCTATGGGCCGCTGCTGTTCTGGGCCTTCCTGCTGGGCATCGGCGGCACCTCGTTCGCGGTCGGCGTGCCGTTCGTCAACTCCTGGTACGAACCCGCTCGGCGCGGCTTCGCCACCGGCGTATTCGGCGCCGGCATGGGCGGCACGGCGCTGTCGGCGCTGTTCACCCCGCGGCTGGTGGACTGGCTGGGCAGGCCGGCCACCCATGTTCTGCTCGCCGTCGTACTCGCCGCCATGGGCGTTGTCATGCTGATGTTCAGCAGGAACGCGCCGGAGTGGCGCCCGGCGAACGAACCCGCGCTGCCGCGCATCCGTGACGCGCTGAAGCTCCGGGCGACCTGGCAGGGCGCCTTCCTCTACGCCGTGGCCTTCGGCGGTTTCGTCGCCTTCTCCACCTACCTGCCGACCGTGCTGCACAACGTATACGACTTCGCCCAGTCCGACGCCGGCCTGCGCACCGCCGGTTTCTCCATCGCCGGAGTGCTGGCGCGCCCGCTGGGCGGCACGCTGTCCGACCGGGTCGGCCCCATCTCGGTGCTGGTCACGTCCTTCGCGGGGACGGCGGTGCTGGCCGTGGTGCTGGCCTTCGACCCGCCCGCCGAGTGGCCCGCCGGGATCAGCTTCGTGCTCATGGCCTTCTTCGTCGGGCTCGGCACGGGCGGCGTCTTCGCCCTGCTGGCCAAGCTGGTCGAACCCGCCCGCGTCGGCACCGTGACCGGACTGGTCGGCGCGGCCGGCGGCCTGGGCGGCTACTTCCCACCGCTGGTCATGGGCGTGATGTGGAGCATCTTCGACGATTACACGGTGGGCTACCTGCTGCTGGCGCTCACCGCAGTCGCGGCCCTGCTGTACACGATGGCGCTGCGCCGCACGGCCCACGCCCAACCCGCCTGA